Proteins encoded within one genomic window of Haematospirillum jordaniae:
- a CDS encoding amino acid ABC transporter substrate-binding protein: MNRILIAVAAAATVSLATTGAFAGATLDAVKKRGTVVCGSHTGLAGFSTPNEKGVWTGIDVDVCRAVAAAVFGDATKVSYVPLSAQQRITAVQSGEVDLLARNTTWTLSRDTANGMDFPAVNYYDGQGFMAHKRLGLKSAKELDGATVCVQTGTTTEQNLADYFRANNMKMNPVTIEKYEEVSAAYSSGRCDAITSDISQLAAIRANDVPDPAEHVILPELISKEPLAVSVRHGDNQWTDIVRWSFYAMLNAEELGITSANVDEQLKSATDPNAKRLLGITPGMGAALGLDEKWAYNIIKQVGNYGESFEANVGLKTPMRLERGLNALWNKGGIMYAPPVR; this comes from the coding sequence ATGAATAGAATACTGATTGCAGTTGCGGCTGCGGCTACCGTGTCACTTGCGACAACAGGCGCATTTGCCGGGGCCACCTTGGATGCTGTCAAAAAGCGTGGCACCGTTGTGTGTGGGTCGCACACCGGTCTGGCCGGGTTCTCCACGCCCAATGAAAAAGGCGTGTGGACAGGGATTGATGTAGATGTCTGCCGCGCTGTCGCGGCGGCCGTCTTCGGTGACGCAACAAAGGTATCCTACGTTCCCCTGTCAGCCCAGCAACGCATTACAGCCGTACAATCCGGCGAAGTGGACTTGCTGGCGCGCAATACGACGTGGACCCTCTCACGTGATACGGCCAATGGAATGGATTTTCCAGCCGTCAACTACTATGATGGTCAGGGGTTCATGGCACACAAGAGGCTGGGCCTCAAAAGCGCTAAGGAACTTGATGGTGCGACCGTCTGCGTGCAGACGGGAACGACGACCGAGCAGAATCTCGCCGACTATTTTCGTGCAAATAACATGAAAATGAATCCGGTCACGATTGAGAAGTACGAGGAAGTCAGCGCAGCCTACTCCTCCGGACGCTGTGATGCCATCACCTCTGACATTTCACAGCTTGCTGCCATCCGCGCCAACGATGTGCCCGACCCGGCCGAGCATGTGATCCTGCCCGAACTCATCTCCAAAGAACCACTTGCCGTATCTGTCCGTCATGGTGACAACCAGTGGACCGATATTGTCCGCTGGTCGTTCTATGCCATGCTGAATGCCGAGGAGCTGGGGATTACATCCGCCAATGTGGATGAACAGCTGAAGTCAGCTACGGATCCAAATGCCAAGCGCCTGCTGGGGATAACCCCTGGCATGGGGGCTGCCCTTGGCTTGGATGAGAAGTGGGCCTATAATATTATCAAGCAGGTTGGCAACTATGGCGAAAGCTTTGAGGCCAATGTTGGACTGAAGACGCCAATGCGCTTGGAACGGGGCCTCAATGCCCTATGGAACAAGGGCGGCATCATGTATGCCCCTCCTGTTCGCTAG